Sequence from the Camelus dromedarius isolate mCamDro1 chromosome 12, mCamDro1.pat, whole genome shotgun sequence genome:
GGAATTGCTGTTATATGGAACTTTGATTTTCATAGGTGAGAGGAAAGGTGCCTCCAGACAGCTAACAGTAAATGTTGCAAAAGCGGGCAGATTCTGTATCAGgacttatttttttccaagtagaAAATTAAAcctcttatttctttatattatgCTGCTTTGTTCAGGGAGAAAGCAGTTCatttaaggatgaaaaaaataataattttggaaACAACTCAAACCTCCAGAAAGCTCAGGGATGTGGTAATAATGGTAAGAATGAGGGAGCAAAAGGCATATCTTTTGCTAAATGTGATTGAAATGGATAACAGTTGTAAAAAAGGCCCAACTTTCTGAACACTGAATTCgtttaaaactaaaacacaaaagATAGACCCAATGAGTTTATTGAACAGTCTCTCTTGTGTTATAAAGAAAATAGTACAGATCAAGgctatagcatatatatatatatatatatattgtgtctGGAACTATCTTTAGTGTATTCAAAGCATTGTATGCATCTCATCCATGGTACGTATTTGGATTAAGCATGATAACGAAGGCCTGAAACAAACGAAACAATAATTTCAacaacaaatgaatgagtaaaaccTGCTGATAGACTCTTCTCAGTAAAATGTCCTTTTACACTAATCCTTGGCAGTCGGTATCCCTGAATTTGGTGTGCTTATGAGTGCTCAGGAGGGGATGGGAAACCATGACCTTCCCTGTGGTTGTGTTGGAGTACCAGACCCCTGGTGTGGAGAGCTGACACAGGTTTGACTTCCCACCAGACTTCTCTGCCAAGCTTGATTCTGTACCATTCCTTTTCCCCTagatttgtctttaaaaaaaaaaaaaatcccaaaacttTTCaattacagagagagagagtatttTTGTTGAAGGAATGGCATGCTAGGCTGTGGACCAACTTAGCAAAATGTTTACataaagaaaacaatgttttCTTGTTAGAAACTggtttgaaaacttaaaaacctCGCTGCGTGtcagaagattttaaaaactcaggtTTGGGACTTCTACAGAGGCCAGTTTTGCTGCCTTGGCCTTGGTTCTAGTAAGGATCTAGTATCAGAAGTTTTGTAAAGCTGGCTTCCTAAgagaattgtgtcccccaaaccCTGCAAAACAAGGGAAAAACAATTTCTAGACTTGGTACCTTTTCCTTCGGGTGTAAGAACTGGTTGCCTTACATTCAAATGAAGCAGccatcacttttttcctttgtggtatCAGGACCAATATTAGGGGGTGAGATACATGTATTCACAACTTctcaatgaaagaagaaaagccacCCAGCATCACGTCTGCCAGCTGTTTTCCCCAAGAGCTACTGATGACTGAGGAGACTCAACAAGGGACCCTAAGTTCCACTAAACAAGAAGAGATGGGCAAACAATAGTTTCCTGCAAGAGCAAGAAGGCCACAGACGAGAACGAGGGGAATCTGCTCTCCACCTGATCAGGAATGTTTCCTCCCTGCCACACCCTGGAACCGAAGCACAGTCATTTGCAGACACAGTGGCCTCTCCCTGTGAAGGAGGCCGGGGTCTCTGTCCTGCTGCCCAAGTGGATGCTGCAGAGGGACACAGTTCTGTTCAGTACCGGGTAGCGGACACTAACTAACTTGTGCTGCAGGAGGGCCAGCTGAGGCTGACGGAGCCCCTCTCAGATTTTGCCCACCAAGAAGTGTACAGAAGGATGTCCCTGGCATCCACAAGACTACTGGGCAGACCACActgcagaaaagaaaactagtaTACACGATTTAAATTGccttaaacaaacaagcaaacaatccAGCCATTGGTGACTGTGGGATCTAGAGTGCAGCCCTGGGAAACGTGTACCCTTGCTAACATGGGTGGACATTGCATGCTCTGATCTCCTTCTTGTCTTTACAGCTGGTAAACTGGGAGCTTTTGAACCTCTTCTTTACAGTCATGTAGCGTTCCTGAATTCCGCCTCCACATAGTTTGGTGCATTCTGACCAGGCCGTCCAGGGGCGCATCCTGCAGCCTGAAAGCATGAGAAGACCTGGTTAGGCCAGCAGACATTGCGGGAAGAACAAGGATGCTGAACTTCTGTAAACAACTGTCAACTTAGTTGTCTGGGCTTCTTGTCTGctcttgtttatttaaataatggcTTGAGTCCTTATTAGGGACTGTGAGCTCATATGTGAtagactgcaaaaaaaaaaaaaaaaaaaaagccataaataCTTTGCAGTTTTTTCCCATCAAGGGGTGGAGTCTGCTTCTGCACCTCTTGAATCTGGGCTTGGCTATATGACTTGCTTTTGGTCAGTGGGACCTGAGCAAACATGGCTTGGAAACAGCTGTCAGGAACTTTTCCACCACTGTGTAAGCAAGCCTGGCTATCTGCTGGAGAGAACACGtggagagaggccccaggagcaCAGGTGAGGCCAGTCGAGACCTTCAGCCCCAGGTGAGCCATCAGCTGACAGCACCCACTTGGATGAGCCTAAGCTAGACCCCAGAAGAATCATCCAGCTTACTCAGCCAAAGTCCCTGCCCTATAGAATCGtgttaatttcatttgttttgggGTGGCTTCTTAATGCAGCAACCACTCAACGAGCAGTTAATCACTTTCTCTTATGCATTGCTCCCCCAAGGACTTAGCTTCCCCCCTATGCTAAGTAAACtcaaatataatttgtttttcctctaTAGATAGGTTTGCCTTTCTTAAGACTTTGCTGACCCCTAGATTAGGTTACATCTTtgggtaaaaacaaaaaagcttctgTAGTGCTTTGTATGCTACTCCTTTGTAAAACCAATCACAGTTATGATTATCCAGTCAATACTAAGCTAAGTTTCACAGCATAGTgcttgcctggcacatagttgggCATAATGAATGTTGACTGGCCTCTGACCACCATGTGCAACAGACAGCATTTTGGTATGGGAGTGTCTCCCTAGTGGAAAGATTGTGAGCTTCAGGTAGCTCCTTGTAACTGCACTTCTCTCATTGTCCTAGGTGGAGGTGTAATGttttaaggaagagaaaagaaaaaggggtaATTTGAGCTGTACTTTTAAAAGTAGAAACCCATTAACCTTCACTTACACACAGCACCTTCGTCACCCACTCCAGGGAATCCAAAGACCATCAATTGGCCTGGACCCGAGACTGACCGTGGATCTTCCCAACTATTGTTTCATCGTTTTGCTGACGATATTGCACTCTTGGCTTGGACCAGCTTATTCAGCAGTGAGGCTCTATGCAGGATTGTTTAAGTCCTGGAATTCCCTCAAGTTATGCTGGAGGAAGGGGGACACATAATCTCTCTTCTGGGCTATACAGAAAATTTAACTGGCCTCTCTGCCTGTTTTTGCCACCTCCAAACCACTCAACACAGGTCAGTTAAAGTCACTGTTCTTAAAACCTTCACCTACAGAGTGAAGTCCCTACCTCCCCAGCTGGGTTTCCTGCCTCCCCCTGTAGTGTGTTCCTCCTGCATCCCACTTTCTACTTCAACATCTCTTGCTCTTTAGTGTCTCCCTGTCTTTGCAGTTACTACTCCTGCCGCCTGGGATGCCCTTCTTTAACTGGCAAACTCCTCCAAGTTCTTTAAAATCTGCTCTGGTTTTCCCTGCTTTGACATCTGGAAGGCCAGCCTTGCACTTGAGACAGTACCTGGAAACTGCTCCCCATCGGACTCTTCCCTCAGCTGCTCACTCCTCCGGCTCTCTCGGGCCTCCCTCCAGCGCAGCTTCTGAATGGATGGATTGCGGAGGCATTTCCGGACACGGCACCTTTTCCGCTGCACAGTCTCCGGGCAGGGTGCACCTCCAAACTGAGGCTCCATTTGGATCATGCGGGTTCGGATCATGTGGCCTTTCCCACATGACTTGTTACATTCTGACCACTGGGACCACTCGGTGAGCTCACAGTCAATGGCTGGCAAGAGAGAGATGGGCATGAGTGCATCTCATGTCTGTAACAAGATACTGTCACTTATACTCTTTTGAACATTTTAACACAAGCCTATGAGAAATGCCAAACAGGTAGTGTTTTTATGGAAGTAGAAACTGTTTTTATGAaagtagaaactgaggctccaagagacAGATTATCTAGCCCATATGGTTGGTAAGCGGTATATGCAAGATTAGTGCCCAAATCATAGCCAACCTTCTTTGCCCTCTTTATGATTTGAGATGGCTTTGGGGGGACTTTGAAGATCAGTTCAAAGCCTCTTGCCCTGCAAGCTTCTAGAAGAGTATCAGGTTAGCCTCAAGTGGCACAGACCAGCTTCCCACAGCAGAGGACCCTGATTTTCTCAGGGAAGTCAGCTCACTGGTGCCATTTTTCAGAGCTGAACCCTGTGGACAGTACTGATGACACTGACTTGCAGTAAGACCCAGGCAGTGTCTCTTGTTCTCGACATCATCCTGGGTCTTCTGTGTGGCAGTCTGCAAAAAACACAGGAGTCGGAAGTGGGAAATACAGTAGAGAAGAGGGACAGGAGCAAGTGGTGTCCTGGCTTATCACAGTAAGAGATCCAGCAAGTTCTCATTAAGCCAGCATCTCACAAATGTGGAGGGAGAACAACTTAACAGAGTGACTCTCAGGATGTCTCCTAGAGAGGTAGATGATTCCAAACTCTCCACTGCCTTTGCAAAGTGAGGACCAGACTGGAGAGACGTAGCAAGAACTCATTTTGTTCACAGTCTCAGGCCTTTTCTCCCTGTGGGAGCTCCGGCAGCTTTCCTGTATGCATCATGGGTATGATGGTAATTTTCTCATCAGGTTGTGAGGATTGAGGGAAATAATGCTCCCAGCCCAATTCTTGGCCCACAGTAagtattctttaaatattctttcttttctcccttcattCAGTGGACCTTGTAGCTATACAGTTTTGTTTAAGTTGGTTACAGTGTCTCAGAAGGTTCTGGAACCCCAGCTGGGCTGGTAAGCTGGGCTGAACTCGGGGTCAATCTTAATTATTAAAAAGCGCAGGCTTTATTTAATTTGATGGCCTGAGTCACCTCCACATATGGCTGCGTCTGGTTTAAAAAAGCTCAAGAACTGGTCTACATAACACTGACGGAGGCTGCACTCTCCAGGTCCAGTGCTCAGCACTTCGTACCAGTTCTGTGGTTTAATTCGCAGAGCAAGCTAAGATGTCTTTCTTGCTATTTTACGGGTGACAGGGGTGCTAAGTAATCTGCTGAAGTTTATGCAGCCAGTaagggacagagctgggatctgCACTCGGGCAGGCAGCCTGAGTAATACAAGATAGAGGAACCACAGAAGACTGCAAGCGCATTTCAGAGGAAGCCAGAAAACAGATCTCAGCAAGCATGGCTGGCTTTCCACCACCTGAAAGGGAAGCTGTCACGACAGACTAGCCAGAAAGATGGGCTCTCCTTGCAAATCAGTCCCCAGGTAATAAACACAGCTGATCACAAAGATCTCGGAGGAGATGGGAGTGGGCCTTGGACTTCTGAAAGCTCAGCTTATTGGTTTGCTGGCCTGTCTACTGTCAAGGCTGCAAAGATACAGGAGTCACTGGTTTGATGTCCACCTTCTGGTCATGGTCACGTAAGATGGTcacagggaagagaaaggattAAAAACCTTGGAAAACCCAGGGGTCAGACAAGCCTCTAAtctggggaggggtggaaaaCTATGAAATAAGTTTTACTGATCATGTGCTGTTTTTCATCCAAGTCTCCTGTTTAGACTTCACGGCATCATGCAGTTTGGGTATTAAGGAGACAGTAGTGGGATCCCCTTTTACTCCTGAGATGATGGAGAGCTTACTTTACTGCTACAGAGATCCTAGGCCCATGCTCTTTCTCCCCAGCAAACGATCTCGCACAGGGCTGGTTaacaggaggagagaagaggtggCTCCCAGGAGCTCCAGGACTTACGGCATTCAGGCAGCATGCACTTTTCCACCTGCTCCAGCTCCTCGTTACAGTCCCCGAGTTCGGCCAGAGACTTGAGCATCCGCTGGCGGGTCCTCATGCCCTTCCCACAGGTCACGCTGCAGTCGCTCCACTCAGACCATGGGGACAGCAAGCATGGAATGGTGTCTAGGTCAAGAACCAGGTTTGCTACTGAGATCAGGCCCCCTGCCCTAGAGAGGTAGATGATTCCAAACTCTCCACTGTCCCACGTGCAGGGCCCCTTATGTGAAATTGACCAATGGGTTCAGATAATCCAAGTGACCCCCATGGAGCAAGGAGTGGCTCAGCAGACTACTGACTGCTCTTGTCACTCCTGCATTTCCCCTGGCTCAGCTGGTGGTCATGATGTGACAGCAGATGTGGCTCAGTAATATGAATGCACATGTCCCCACTTGAAACACCCGAGAGTCTGAATGGGGTCTTCCTAGAGACAAACATCCCCCATGCCCCAAGAACCATGCACTaaaagacaggctcaaggatgtgttTTCGGACACTTTGGTGCTGAAGTCTCTAGAATGTGTGTGTACCTGGGTGCATGTGTACATCTGTGTAGTGATGTATGGATGGGCCTATATGCATTTGTGTATAGAGCAGGAATTCTAATGCAGTACATGGGACCACAGGCAACTCCAAGGAGAGTAAGAATGAGAGGTCTGTGATGACCTGGAGAATGCACATCTTGTCTACATgtatcacccccacccccaagataCTCTGGGGTCGTATAAAACAGCCACAAGTGAATTCTGTCCAGAGGCCACCAGTTTGCCACCCTAGCATTACTCAGAATGGCCCTTAAAGGCGGCTGCTCTCTCTCAATCTGGTTGATGCCGGCATACCTATAGCCCTCATCTTGCTCCTAGCAGTACCCTGTAAGGACAGGGTCTATATTTTCCCCCTGCATCTGCCCAGCCTTGGTGGTGGTAATAGTAGGGGCTGCTGTAGTCCTCGGTCCTCTCCCCCACGCCCACCTCACGCCCACTCACGGCACTCGGGCATCATGCACTTCTCTGCCTGAGACGTCTCGGCCTTGCACATGGAACCATCCGCGGGGCTCATCTTCACCATGCGGTGCCGCTTCTTCATGCCCATCCCGCAGGTGGCGCTGCACTCGTCCCACTCGCCCCACTCGGTCATCAGGcagctgctgggagctggggattCCTGTGCCGTTGGTGTCGCGTTGGCAGTCTCGAGACCCCGGCCTCCACCCGCCCCGTGCCCCACTCACAGCACTCTTCGTTGACCGTGCACTTCTCCGTCTCCTCGGTGGGCAGCGTGCACACAGAGCCGTCCTCCGGGAACTGCTTCACATACCTCTCGCGGGACCGCATGCCGGTGCCGCAGGAGATGCTACAGGGTGACCAGGTGATCCACTCGGACATGGTGCAGGTGGAGCCGTCTGCAACACATCAGCAGACGCTGCAGCCCGTTGGATCCGATGGACCCAACTCCCCAAGGGCAGGAGTCGGGAATGCCAGCTGGCATTCAGGGGGAGTTTCCAGTTGAGGATGGAGTCAATGGAAAAGGCATACGTCTTTAGACTGGGAATTGTTCTCTTAAGGAAATGCCTTTTTCCACGTGCACAGAGTACTCGGGGTTACTCCCTATCTTGTGACAATACATTTGAAAGGTGCATGAatggattttgtgtgtgtgtgtgtgtgtatacgtgcgCACACACCCGtttagttcctttaaaaaaaaagtcatccatccatccatttactcATGTCAATAAAGATTTACTGACTGCTTAGTGGTATgttctgaggttaaaaaaaaagggcaagaAAGATGGGCACACAAACTGGCAGTATCTCTAGATATTGAAAATACAACAGAAGTTAAGCCCAGGGAATTGAAGGGGGAAAACTTGTTCCTTGGAGTTCTGGGGAAGATTGCCCACAAGAGGGCACAGCTGAGCGCACTTCTGTTGGGTAGAGAATAGCTGCATTTAAGGTGAAGGGACAGTAGCTCACGCGGACGACCTGTACAGAGCGTACTGTGTGTGGCTCTGGGAGATGATGTGAAAGGAGGATTGAAGTCAGAGCTTGAGACCAGCATGCACACGTCCACAGGCTATCATGTGCACATGTGTGATGCCCACACAGGGTTATTTAACCTATAGACAGAATAGCTGGTGATACAGTAAGAAAGACAGCGGGAACCCACATGTTAGACCCAGGGAAATTATGACCCCTtaacaacacggatgaaccttgaggacattatgctgagtgaaataagccactcaCAAAAAGACAAGCACTGTATATGATCCTGCTTACTAAGACACCTAGAAGAGTCAATACCTAGAAGAGTCAAAGTAGAATgttggttgccagggactgggggtgCGAGGGAGTGGAGAGTTAGTGCTTAATAGGTCTACGGTTTCAGTTTTGCGAggtgaaaagaattctggagatggatggtggtgatggttacacaacactgTAGGGGTACTCTTAATACTGAACTGTATAAttaaatagttaagatggtaaattcaaTACTATatacccccccccacacacacacacagcaggtaTAGTGCAACATGTTTCAGAACTGTCTTTACCACCTGGGAGCCAGCTGAACTATAGTGCCCTTGTGGAGGGGCTGGTTAAAGACCTCAAATCCACTGCAGGCCTCAGTCAgacagcccacccctccccatcctcatCCCTGAGAAAGAGAAAGCCTCCAGCATTGCTGCCTGTTTGTAGGAATGGCCTATCCATGCAAGGTTCACTCCTCCCGTCACCCACAATGCAGTGCAGCCAGGAGAGGGATTTTAAGGCTGTCCTGAGGGAGAGCCAGAGAGTGAATGACCTGCAGCGGGGTAAGCTTTCTAAAGCTATCCTCAGCTTTGAAGTGGTTTTTCTTCATGCCATAAACCAGCCCATCCTATACATCCCTTCCTATTGCCTCGTTGCACCTCTGAGACACTTAAGATGAGAGCACAGAGTATGGATCTgaccaggcagagagaggagtTGTACCCTGGAAAGTAGGCAGCTGGCCTTAGCAGTCAGTGTAGCGCCATCCTGTGGCTTGAGCCTTCATGCCATGGGCGGCACAAGCTCCGAGTTCAAGCCTGACCTTTGACCAGTTACAGAGACAAAGGCAGAATTGCTGCAGTCAGTCCAAAGGTGCTGACGCTAGGAAGTGAGGGCTCGGACTCAGGCTGAGGCAGGACATACACAGGGGCCCATGAATGACAGAGAATTAGAGCAGTGATCTAGATTCAATCTTGGCCAACCTGTTCCCTGCTTCTTGAGATTGAAGTTAAGGCCCAGAAGCAGGCAGCTTATCTGTAATTTGTCACTTTTGCTAGCTTTTCAACAACTTGTGTGTATTTTCTTCCATGGCTGGGGGTTGGGAGGTGGTCAAGCTCAAGAATTCTGATGTCATGAGACACGTCTGTTCACAGCCCTCAGGACACTGTTGGAGATGGGGGTCTGCCCAAGATGGTACCCTGACAACGCATCAGGGTCCTAGTGCCTTACCAGGGACACTGCCTGCAGAGCCAGGCAGAACCCTCCCTCCCTGAGGGAGGCCTGGGTGTCTCCTCACCTTCATCACTGCAGCCTGGGCCCATGCAGGGCTGGAAGTCCTGGGTGTCGGGGCAGGGGACGCTGAGGTCCAGCTGTGCTTTCAGCATGCGCTGCCGCATCCTCTTGCCTTTGTCGCAGGTGGACGAGCTGCAGGCGGACCACGGGGACCAGTTGGAGTAGATGCAGGTTTCAGGGGTGTcatctggggagaggaggggacatgTTTTCCCTGGGAGC
This genomic interval carries:
- the SPON1 gene encoding spondin-1 isoform X4, with the translated sequence MSNCPVAVTESTPRRRTRIQVFWIAPPAGTGCVILKASIVQKRIIYFQDEGSLTKKLCEQDSTFDGVTDKPILDCCACGTAKYRLTFYGNWSEKTHPKDYPRRANHWSAIIGGSHSKNYVLWEYGGYASEGVKQVAELGSPVKMEEEIRQQSDEVLTVIKAKAQWPAWQPLNVRAAPSAEFSVDRTRHLMSFLTMMGPSPDWNVGLSAEDLCTKECGWVQKVVQDLIPWDAGTDSGVTYESPNKPTIPQEKIRPLTSLDHPQSPFYDPEGGSITQVARVVIERIARKGEQCNIVPDNVDDIVADLAPEEKDEDDTPETCIYSNWSPWSACSSSTCDKGKRMRQRMLKAQLDLSVPCPDTQDFQPCMGPGCSDEDGSTCTMSEWITWSPCSISCGTGMRSRERYVKQFPEDGSVCTLPTEETEKCTVNEECSPSSCLMTEWGEWDECSATCGMGMKKRHRMVKMSPADGSMCKAETSQAEKCMMPECHTIPCLLSPWSEWSDCSVTCGKGMRTRQRMLKSLAELGDCNEELEQVEKCMLPECPIDCELTEWSQWSECNKSCGKGHMIRTRMIQMEPQFGGAPCPETVQRKRCRVRKCLRNPSIQKLRWREARESRRSEQLREESDGEQFPGCRMRPWTAWSECTKLCGGGIQERYMTVKKRFKSSQFTSCKDKKEIRACNVHPC